The following proteins are encoded in a genomic region of Magnolia sinica isolate HGM2019 chromosome 1, MsV1, whole genome shotgun sequence:
- the LOC131237944 gene encoding disease resistance protein At4g27190-like has protein sequence MEYLKDHAVEIIQWLWPPLAEQLDYVINADAHLEALTRAAEELKCKRKDIQGDDGDGPLKKRRKLNHQAEHWINDSSNIENEVDSIKSEFEQRPTFLNGLCTNYFSRYRLGKRAVRILDEVKDLNEKTPLGEVTLSPPRPTVAEKQESLPPGQSTSEQTLEEIWQCLQDEESRIICLYGMGGIGKTTLMKAINNRLVGTQDFDIVLWVTVSKELKIERIQKEIGHELNLFFLDGEQKRDKLFTTLKDMKYMLILDDLWRDFDLEEAGIPLPNGQNRCKIAITTRFIQVSNAMEADKHIRVKTLTSEESWNLFCDKAGDVARLPGIQPLAEEVVNECSGLPLAIITVGRAMRRKDKKELWLDALRALRGSAPEIQGMEPNVFLSLKLSYDHLEDDKHKRCFLYCALFPEDYNIRIPKLLKFWTMEGYIDNVESFEDASNKGHAIIERIKEACLLEEGVSGDTHVKMHDLIRDLAIWITSTSQELKFLVRARMELKVPPKEEMWEEMGRISLMSNEIEELPMRPNCPKLESLLLRKNTQLKIIPNNFFDLMPKLQILDLSYTAIESLPMSLSLLVNLRALILKRCRSLLELPPFEQLKELEFVDLSCSAISNLPEGFGNLVKLKQLDLSNLDCLISIPNNVLSRLSRLEELRLLKTYINWSTAAEPQVMGEASLGEVASLTRLSTFDITIPNIDCLEHDVFCRRWSRFRNFAFHVGNDWVFDRLSSDNSVRIHECHHFPPGSRAMIKHAEGLGFASCSGLTRVSQVVGESKKLRQLQVYDFNGVDCVIDWREVEEGALQRLEWLNVNGLPDLEILFKGEVPQGRLRNLTSIEVSYCDKLRCLFSSSVAEHLDRLEELTVRSCDEMLEIVEGETLPDNLFPQLRRLRFERLYKLTRIISSTVLAAMNLQEMEVFRCPLLKKLPLFTSIEKIKGERDWLAALEWENENTKSLFQQKYHEWNLPRQM, from the coding sequence ATGGAGTATCTGAAGGACCATGCTGTGGAGATCATTCAATGGCTATGGCCTCCTCTTGCTGAGCAGTTGGATTATGTCATAAACGCCGATGCCCATCTAGAGGCCTTAACGAGAGCTGCCGAAGAACTAAAGTGCAAGCGCAAGGACATCCAAGGAGATGATGGTGACGGGCcattgaagaaaagaaggaagcTGAACCATCAAGCGGAACACTGGATTAATGATTCAAGCAACATCGAGAATGAAGTTGATTCGATAAAATCCGAGTTCGAGCAAAGACCAACATTCTTGAATGGACTCTGCACCAATTACTTCTCTCGCTATAGATTGGGTAAAAGGGCAGTTCGAATTCTCGATGAGGTTAAAGATCTAAATGAGAAAACACCTCTTGGTGAGGTGACTTTGAGTCCTCCACGACCTACGGTGGCAGAGAAGCAGGAGTCATTGCCTCCCGGGCAGAGCACCTCTGAGCAGACCTTAGAAGAGATATGGCAATGCTTGCAAGATGAAGAGAGTCGGATCATATGTCTTTATGGAATGGGTGGAATCGGGAAAACTACCCTCATGAAAGCCATTAACAATAGGTTGGTTGGAACCCAAGACTTCGACATTGTACTATGGGTAACTGTCTCCAAGGAATTGAAGATAGAGAGAATCCAGAAGGAAATTGGGCATGAATTGAATTTGTTTTTTCTCGATGGCGAGCAGAAGAGAGACAAGCTCTTTACTACGCTCAAGGACATGAAGTACATGCTCATCCTAGATGATCTCTGGCGAGATTTCGACTTGGAGGAAGCTGGGATTCCTCTTCCAAATGGGCAGAATAGATGCAAGATTGCAATAACCACGCGATTTATTCAAGTAAGCAATGCAATGGAGGCTGACAAACATATCCGAGTCAAGACTCTTACGAGTGAGGAATCATGGAATTTGTTCTGTGACAAAGCTGGGGATGTTGCTCGTTTGCCTGGAATTCAACCGTTAGCTGAGGAAGTCGTCAATGAGTGTAGTGGTTTACCACTTGCAATCATTACGGTGGGACGAGCTATGCGTCGCAAGGACAAGAAAGAATTGTGGCTGGATGCACTAAGAGCATTGAGGGGATCTGCACCTGAGATTCAAGGTATGGAGCCAAATGTATTCCTTTCTCTGAAACTTAGTTATGATCACTTGGAAGATGATAAGCACAAGCGATGTTTCTTGTATTGCGCTTTATTTCCAGAAGATTATAACATAAGAATACCAAAACTACTCAAATTTTGGACCATGGAAGGTTATATAGACAATGTTGAAAGCTTTGAAGATGCTTCAAACAAAGGACACGCCATCATCGAAAGAATCAAGGAGGCATGCCTCCTTGAGGAGGGGGTATCCGGGGACACACATGTCAAGATGCATGATTTAATTCGTGACTTGGCGATATGGATAACGTCGACGTCTCAGGAGTTAAAATTTCTGGTGAGAGCTCGCATGGAACTAAAGGTGCCTCCCAAGGAGGAGATGTGGGAGGAGATGGGGAGGATTTCATTGATGTCGAATGAAATAGAGGAGCTTCCGATGCGGCCCAATTGTCCTAAGCTTGAATCCTTATTACTTCGAAAAAATACCCAATTGAAGATAATTCCTAATAACTTCTTTGATCTCATGCCTAAACTTCAGATTCTTGATCTAAGCTACACTGCCATTGAATCGCTTCCAATGTCCTTGTCTTTGTTAGTGAATTTACGTGCATTGATTTTAAAACGTTGTAGAAGTTTACTTGAGCTACCACCATTTGAACAGCTAAAAGAACTCGAATTTGTAGATCTCTCTTGCTCTGCCATAAGCAATCTGCCTGAGGGATTTGGAAATTTGGTGAAACTTAAGCAGTTGGATTTATCAAACTTGGATTGTCTTATAAGTATTCCAAACAATGTATTATCTAGATTGTCTCGTCTAGAGGAACTAAGACTGCTTAAAACATATATCAATTGGAGCACAGCAGCTGAACCACAGGTCATGGGTGAAGCTTCGCTAGGTGAGGTAGCATCGTTGACACGATTGTCTACTTTTGATATCACAATACCGAACATCGACTGCCTGGAGCATGACGTGTTCTGTCGACGATGGTCAAGATTCAGAAATTTTGCTTTCCATGTCGGTAACGATTGGGTCTTTGATCGCCTAAGCAGTGATAACTCTGTGCGCATACATGAATGTCACCATTTCCCACCTGGGAGTAGGGCAATGATAAAACATGCAGAAGGCTTGGGTTTTGCATCATGCAGTGGTCTAACACGGGTTTCTCAAGTAGTGGGCGAGTCGAAGAAGTTAAGACAGCTCCAAGTCTACGACTTCAATGGAGTGGACTGTGTTATAGACTGGAGAGAGGTGGAAGAAGGTGCATTGCAACGGTTGGAGTGGTTAAACGTGAATGGGTTACCGGACTTGGAAATTCTATTCAAGGGGGAAGTTCCACAGGGAAGACTTCGAAACCTAACATCAATAGAAGTTTCATACTGCGACAAGTTGAGGTGTCTCTTCTCTTCTAGTGTGGCAGAACATCTAGACAGGTTGGAGGAACTTACAGTCCGAAGTTGTGATGAGATGTTGGAGATTGTTGAAGGTGAAACACTGCCAGACAATCTATTTCCACAATTACGCAGGCTAAGGTTTGAGAGATTATATAAATTAACAAGAATTATCTCTAGTACGGTGTTGGCTGCTATGAACTTGCAAGAGATGGAGGTGTTCAGATGTCCGTTATTGAAGAAGCTGCCCTTGTTCACTTCCATAGAGAAGATCAAAGGAGAGAGGGACTGGTTGGCTGCTTTAGAGTGGGAAAACGAGAACACCAAGTCCCTCTTTCAGCAGAAATATCATGAATGGAACCTCCCCCGACAAATGTAG
- the LOC131237954 gene encoding probable disease resistance protein At5g63020 isoform X2 produces MEYLKDHAVEIIQWLWPPLAEQLDYVINAEAHLEALRRAAEEIKCKRKGIQRDDIDGPLKKRRKLTHQAARWIDDSIKIEKEVDSINSEFKHKPMFLNGLCTNYLYHYKLGKRAVRILIDVKDLKKKAPLGEVISSPSRPTVVEKQGSLPPGQRTSEQTLEEIWRCLGDEESRIICVYGMGGIGKTTLMKAINNRLVGTQDFDIVLWVTVSKEFNTEKIQKEIGYQLNLVFHDSEQKRDKLFAALKNMKYMLILDDLWCYFNLEEAGIPLPNGQNRCKIVITTRFIQVVNAMEADKHIGVKTLTSEESWNLFCDKAGDVARLPGIKSLAEEVTKECGGLPLAIITVGRAMRRKDKKELWLDAVRSLRGSAPEIPDRIEFDTGSPVSLFGFVILRWLADVDRPSGGCCCGFNKLY; encoded by the exons ATGGAGTATCTGAAGGATCATGCTGTGGAGATCATTCAATGGTTATGGCCTCCTCTAGCTGAGCAGTTGGATTATGTCATAAACGCCGAGGCCCATCTAGAGGCCTTGAGAAGAGCGGCCGAAGAAATAAAATGCAAGCGCAAGGGCATCCAACGTGACGACATTGATGGGCcattgaagaaaagaaggaagcTGACCCACCAAGCAGCGCGCTGGATTGATGACTCAATCAAAATTGAGAAGGAAGTTGATTCGATAAATTCCGAGTTCAAGCACAAACCAATGTTCTTGAATGGACTTTGCACCAATTATTTATATCACTATAAATTGGGTAAAAGGGCAGTTCGAATTCTCATCGACGTTAAAGATCTCAAAAAGAAGGCACCTCTTGGTGAGGTGATTTCGAGTCCTTCACGACCGACGGTGGTAGAGAAGCAGGGATCGTTACCTCCTGGGCAGAGAACCTCTGAGCAGACCTTAGAGGAGATATGGCGATGCTTGGGAGACGAAGAGAGTCGAATCATATGCGTATATGGAATGGGCGGAATCGGGAAAACTACTCTCATGAAAGCCATCAACAATAGGTTGGTTGGAACCCAAGACTTCGATATTGTGCTATGGGTAACAGTCTCCAAGGAATTCAATACAGAGAAGATCCAGAAAGAAATTGGTTATCAATTGAATTTGGTTTTTCATGACAGCGAGCAAAAGAGAGACAAGCTCTTTGCTGCGTTGAAGAACATGAAGTATATGCTCATCTTAGATGACCTCTGGTGCTATTTCAACTTGGAGGAAGCTGGGATTCCTCTGCCAAATGGGCAGAATAGATGCAAGATTGTGATAACTACCCGATTTATTCAAGTAGTCAATGCAATGGAGGCCGACAAGCATATCGGAGTCAAGACTCTTACGAGCGAGGAATCGTGGAATTTGTTCTGTGACAAAGCTGGGGATGTGGCTCGTTTGCCTGGAATTAAATCTTTAGCTGAGGAGGTCACCAAAGAGTGTGGTGGTTTACCACTTGCAATCATTACAGTGGGACGAGCTATGCGTCGCAAGGACAAGAAAGAGCTGTGGCTGGATGCAGTAAGATCATTGAGGGGATCCGCACCCGAGATTCCAG ATAGGATTGAATTCGACACTGGTTCACCCGTTTCACTCTTTGGGTTCGTTATTCTGAGATGGTTGgctgatgtggaccgtccatctggtggttGCTGTTGCGGATTTAACAAGCTCTACTAA
- the LOC131237954 gene encoding disease resistance protein At4g27190-like isoform X1, with amino-acid sequence MEYLKDHAVEIIQWLWPPLAEQLDYVINAEAHLEALRRAAEEIKCKRKGIQRDDIDGPLKKRRKLTHQAARWIDDSIKIEKEVDSINSEFKHKPMFLNGLCTNYLYHYKLGKRAVRILIDVKDLKKKAPLGEVISSPSRPTVVEKQGSLPPGQRTSEQTLEEIWRCLGDEESRIICVYGMGGIGKTTLMKAINNRLVGTQDFDIVLWVTVSKEFNTEKIQKEIGYQLNLVFHDSEQKRDKLFAALKNMKYMLILDDLWCYFNLEEAGIPLPNGQNRCKIVITTRFIQVVNAMEADKHIGVKTLTSEESWNLFCDKAGDVARLPGIKSLAEEVTKECGGLPLAIITVGRAMRRKDKKELWLDAVRSLRGSAPEIPGMGPNVFHSLKLTYEHLEDDKHKRCFLYCALFPEDYNIRIQELVRFWTIEGYIDNVKSLEDASNKGHTIIERIKEACLLEDGQPKDTYVKMYGLICDLAISIASSSQEESKFLVRTCAKLKVPPREEMWEEMERISLMSNEIEDLPIRPNCPKLVSLFLRKNTQLKIIPSSFFELMPKLRILDLSYTAIESLPMSLSLLVNLRALILKYCTSLVGLPPFEQLKELQFVDLSCSAISNLPEGFGNLVKLKQLDLSNLDCLVSIPRNLLSRLSCLEELRLLKTYVSWGVAADPQVMSEASLGEVATLTCLSTFDITIPNIDCLEHDMFYRQWPRFKNFAIHVGCNWVFDHLSCDNSVRIHQCDHFPHGIKVMIKHAEGLGFAACSGLTRVSQVAGDSKNLRQLQVYRFNGMDCIIDWREVGEGALQQLEWLYLDGLPDLETLFKGEVPQGSLRNLRSIEVSYCEKLRCLFSSSVAEHLDGLQELTVRSCDEMVEIVEGYTLPDNLFPQLRRLRLERLYKLTRIVSSTASAATNLQEMEVFRCPLLKKLPLWNSIQKIKGESDWWAGLEWEDENTKSLFQQKFHQWTLPR; translated from the coding sequence ATGGAGTATCTGAAGGATCATGCTGTGGAGATCATTCAATGGTTATGGCCTCCTCTAGCTGAGCAGTTGGATTATGTCATAAACGCCGAGGCCCATCTAGAGGCCTTGAGAAGAGCGGCCGAAGAAATAAAATGCAAGCGCAAGGGCATCCAACGTGACGACATTGATGGGCcattgaagaaaagaaggaagcTGACCCACCAAGCAGCGCGCTGGATTGATGACTCAATCAAAATTGAGAAGGAAGTTGATTCGATAAATTCCGAGTTCAAGCACAAACCAATGTTCTTGAATGGACTTTGCACCAATTATTTATATCACTATAAATTGGGTAAAAGGGCAGTTCGAATTCTCATCGACGTTAAAGATCTCAAAAAGAAGGCACCTCTTGGTGAGGTGATTTCGAGTCCTTCACGACCGACGGTGGTAGAGAAGCAGGGATCGTTACCTCCTGGGCAGAGAACCTCTGAGCAGACCTTAGAGGAGATATGGCGATGCTTGGGAGACGAAGAGAGTCGAATCATATGCGTATATGGAATGGGCGGAATCGGGAAAACTACTCTCATGAAAGCCATCAACAATAGGTTGGTTGGAACCCAAGACTTCGATATTGTGCTATGGGTAACAGTCTCCAAGGAATTCAATACAGAGAAGATCCAGAAAGAAATTGGTTATCAATTGAATTTGGTTTTTCATGACAGCGAGCAAAAGAGAGACAAGCTCTTTGCTGCGTTGAAGAACATGAAGTATATGCTCATCTTAGATGACCTCTGGTGCTATTTCAACTTGGAGGAAGCTGGGATTCCTCTGCCAAATGGGCAGAATAGATGCAAGATTGTGATAACTACCCGATTTATTCAAGTAGTCAATGCAATGGAGGCCGACAAGCATATCGGAGTCAAGACTCTTACGAGCGAGGAATCGTGGAATTTGTTCTGTGACAAAGCTGGGGATGTGGCTCGTTTGCCTGGAATTAAATCTTTAGCTGAGGAGGTCACCAAAGAGTGTGGTGGTTTACCACTTGCAATCATTACAGTGGGACGAGCTATGCGTCGCAAGGACAAGAAAGAGCTGTGGCTGGATGCAGTAAGATCATTGAGGGGATCCGCACCCGAGATTCCAGGTATGGGGCCGAATGTGTTTCATTCTTTAAAACTTACATATGAACACTTAGAAGACGATAAGCACAAGCGTTGTTTCTTGTATTGTGCTTTATTTCCTGAAGATTATAACATAAGAATACAAGAACTAGTCAGATTTTGGACAATAGAAGGGTATATAGACAATGTGAAAAGCTTAGAAGAtgcttcaaacaagggacacacCATAATTGAAAGAATCAAGGAGGCATGCCTTCTCGAGGATGGGCAACCCAAAGACACGTATGTCAAGATGTATGGTTTAATTTGTGACCTGGCTATATCGATAGCATCGTCATCCCAAGAGGAGTCAAAATTTCTGGTGAGAACCTGTGCGAAACTGAAGGTGCCACCCAGGGAGGAGATGTGGGAGGAGATGGAGAGGATTTCATTGATGTCAAATGAAATTGAGGATCTTCCGATTCGGCCCAATTGTCCTAAGCTGGTATCCTTATTTCTTAGAAAAAATACCCAATTGAAGATAATTCCAAGTAGCTTCTTCGAGCTCATGCCAAAACTTCGGATTCTTGATCTAAGCTACACTGCGATTGAATCACTTCCAATGTCCTTGTCTTTGTTAGTGAATTTACGTGCACTGATTCTAAAATATTGTACAAGTTTAGTTGGGCTCCCACCATTCGAACAGCTAAAAGAACTCCAATTTGTAGATCTCTCTTGCTCTGCCATAAGCAATCTGCCTGAGGGCTTTGGAAATTTGGTGAAACTTAAGCAGTTGGATTTATCAAACTTGGATTGTCTCGTAAGTATTCCACGCAATCTGTTGTCTAGACTGTCTTGTCTAGAGGAACTAAGACTGCTTAAAACGTATGTCAGTTGGGGCGTAGCGGCTGATCCACAAGTCATGAGTGAAGCTTCTCTAGGGGAGGTTGCAACCTTGACATGCTTGTCTACTTTTGATATTACAATACCAAACATCGACTGCCTGGAGCATGATATGTTCTATCGACAGTGGCCACGGTTCAAAAATTTCGCTATCCATGTTGGTTGCAATTGGGTCTTTGACCATCTAAGCTGCGATAACTCTGTGCGCATACACCAATGTGACCATTTCCCACATGGGATTAAGGTGATGATAAAACATGCAGAAGGGTTGGGTTTTGCAGCATGCAGTGGTCTAACACGGGTTTCTCAGGTAGCGGGCGATTCGAAGAACTTAAGACAGCTCCAAGTCTACAGATTCAATGGAATGGACTGTATTATAGACTGGAGAGAGGTGGGAGAAGGTGCATTGCAACAGTTGGAGTGGTTGTACCTGGACGGGTTACCGGACTTGGAAACGCTATTCAAGGGGGAAGTTCCACAGGGAAGCCTTCGAAACCTAAGGTCAATAGAAGTTTCATACTGTGAAAAGTTGAGGTGTCTCTTCTCTTCTAGTGTGGCAGAACATCTAGATGGGTTGCAGGAACTTACGGTGCGATCTTGTGATgagatggtggagattgttgaaggGTACACACTACCAGACAATCTGTTTCCGCAATTACGCAGACTGAGGCTGGAGAGATTATATAAATTAACAAGAATTGTCTCTAGTACAGCGTCGGCTGCTACAAACTTGCAAGAGATGGAGGTGTTCAGATGTCCGTTATTGAAGAAGCTGCCCTTGTGGAATTCCATACAGAAAATCAAAGGAGAGAGTGACTGGTGGGCTGGTTTGGAGTGGGAAGATGAGAACACCAAGTCCCTCTTTCAGCAGAAATTTCATCAATGGACCCTCCCTCGATAA